In the genome of Siniperca chuatsi isolate FFG_IHB_CAS linkage group LG17, ASM2008510v1, whole genome shotgun sequence, one region contains:
- the smim12 gene encoding small integral membrane protein 12 yields MWPLVWTAVRTYAPYVTFPVAFVVGAVGYHLEWFVRGTPKPREEKGILELREERKLQEQVGMDSTQVLSLKEKLEFTPRAALNRNRPEKS; encoded by the coding sequence ATGTGGCCTCTAGTTTGGACAGCGGTACGGACCTATGCCCCTTATGTCACCTTCCCTGTGGCCTTTGTGGTGGGAGCAGTGGGCTACCACCTGGAGTGGTTTGTCAGGGGGACCCCTAAACCTCGAGAGGAGAAGGGCATCCTGGagctgagggaggagagaaagctGCAGGAACAAGTGGGCATGGACAGCACCCAGGTGCTTAGCCTGAAAGAGAAACTGGAGTTCACACCTAGAGCAGCTCTGAACAGGAACCGCCCTGAAAAGAGCTAA